tcgtctggctgcatgtgtgcagcatgtctctgtgtgagacccagctTGGTTGTGTGATGTTTATTGTAGTCTTGTgttgtaatttggctggtgagccgcctcacttatgttcttattaaaacctcacttaaactccttgagcattgagtttcctctcctttttctctcgtccagCTATCttgtgtgtcgctacttcccttggtacccctagatctaccagggaacgtaacatgggggctcgtccgggatttttGACAAAGAGTGAGTATTTGGTTGTTGGTTAGTGTTGATATTGTGTGTGGTGGTGAGCAGTAGTGTATATAGGTGTAAGAGTGGCTGTGAAGTGTCTTCCTGTTGAACAGCTTCCTCAGTTTAGACAGGGGAGTGTCTAGCTGGACTGAATCAGTCCTTCCTTCAGgcactcattttttattttgccttttttattttcggggTAATCCTGGGTGGGGATTCATTCCCTGTTGGGGGCAGGCGATTCAGGGTTTTGGCCGCTGATGTTTGCCTTTAAAGTCGCCTCGAGCCCGGCACGCTCCAGAAGATAGTTGGGTACAGTTTGGTGGGCAGGATCTGGGGaagtttgtaaataaataaataataatatttgtaagtagccgttactatggggtctaaattagatgccagggtaaaagtgcgtatggctcgtctccagtgtgagagggaggagcgtgagtgtgagcgagagtttcagctcaggcaggagctggagatcaggaagttggaggcagacactgctgtccggatgcgtcagctagagctccaagcagctgtggtgggtgattctgccgttacaccttcaggttctgctgctgcttttgatgCTGGTAGCAACATTCAGCTAGTCCCTGTCTTTCTGGAGTCGGAAGTGGAGATGTTCTTTAGTGCATTTGAGCGCATtgctgctgctctgctctggccagaagacgtgtgggccatactcgtacagtgcaagctagtcggcaaggctcaagcggcttgctcttctctttctgtcgagGATAGTTTGGAGTATGACAAGGTGAAAGGTGCTATTCTCAGGGCATATGAGCTGGTGCCTGAGGCCTACAGGCAGGGTTTTCGCGGCATGAAGAAAGCTGCTGGCCAAACATACGTGGACTTCGCGAGGGAGAAGAAAGTCCTCTTTGACAGGTGGTGTAGAGCATGTAAAGCGGATGACATCGCTTCAGTATGTGAGCTGATGCTGGTAGAGGAGTTCAAAAACTGTGTACCGGAGCGTACGGTAGTCTACCTCAATGAGCAGAGAGTGACTACCCTTCAGCAGGCTGCCACTCTGGCAGACGAGAGTGCGCTGATACACAGGAGCGTTTTGTTTCAGCGGGACCCTCCTCAGCGGGACACTTATCGGAGAGCTCCTAATAATGATGTTCCCTGTGCCAGTGTTCCATTGTTAGGTCCCAGGATAGACAGAGcttgttttttttgtcttgacccaggtcatatgatagcagactgtgcagcttggaagcgaaagcaggccaccactatggcggatgaggaagggcttgagcttttggctcagagcgattctcctcatcgttttggtttccggaaagctcgtaacaggcgtgccacacaggctcattctgcttctcttccaggacccaagaaaaagaaattgtgtttcttttgtctTGATCCTGGTCATCTAGAGGCAGAGTGTGTAGCTCGGAAGGAGCAGGTGGCAACTGCTCTGGAAAAGCCAAAAGACCGGCACCCGGTTGCGATGCGACAGAGTGGTGTGGTGCAGTTAAGTTCTGCATCCGTCTGTGACAGTGCTGTGGGTGTTTCCGTCTCTGAAGCGGTGGGTGTGGACCTAGCTCAGAGCGATGTGGATCTGTGTTcagtgagtggtgtgtgtgttgtgtgtgttccatgtgttgctccggtgttggctgctggtgagcagtataaggtgtgttttatggggggaagtgttacgtgccgtagtgtgtgtgtgtggtcgtgtgtgtgtgttttcctctctctccctctgattgtccccaggtgcagcctctccccaggtgctcCTAATTAACAATCACggcttccatataggaccggaggaggacggcagtgaggccccttctttctctccttctcgtctggctgcatgtgtgcagcatgtctctgtgtgagacccagctTGGTTGTGTGATGTTTATTGTAGTCTTGTgttgtaatttggctggtgagccgcctcacttatgttcttattaaaacctcacttaaactccttgagcattgagtttcctctcctttttctctcgtccagCTATCttgtgtgtcgctacttcccttggtacccctagatcTACCAGGGAACGTAACACCCTTGCTGTAGGCTAGTacaaaacaaatacatattGGTTAAATACACAGCATCTGTCTGGACACCCGATGTGTTCACTTACTGTACTGCAATATTGGCGTCTCTAAATTTGCATAGCATGCCACAGATACATCTGATCACTTTGGGAATAGTTTTATTGTGATCTTTGACCATCAAAACATGGGTCTAGACACATTATTTGTTCATGTATCTGCA
This genomic window from Pseudochaenichthys georgianus chromosome 16, fPseGeo1.2, whole genome shotgun sequence contains:
- the LOC139435466 gene encoding uncharacterized protein; this encodes MGSKLDARVKVRMARLQCEREERECEREFQLRQELEIRKLEADTAVRMRQLELQAAVVGDSAVTPSGSAAAFDAGSNIQLVPVFLESEVEMFFSAFERIAAALLWPEDVWAILVQCKLVGKAQAACSSLSVEDSLEYDKVKGAILRAYELVPEAYRQGFRGMKKAAGQTYVDFAREKKVLFDRWCRACKADDIASVCELMLVEEFKNCVPERTVVYLNEQRVTTLQQAATLADESALIHRSVLFQRDPPQRDTYRRAPNNDVPCASVPLLGPRIDRACFFCLDPGHMIADCAAWKRKQATTMADEEGLELLAQSDSPHRFGFRKARNRRATQAHSASLPGPKKKKLCFFCLDPGHLEAECVARKEQVATALEKPKDRHPVAMRQSGVVQLSSASVCDSAVGVSVSEAVGVDLAQSDVDLCSVSGVCVVCVPCVAPVLAAGEQYKVCFMGGSVTCRSVCVWSCVCVFLSLPLIVPRCSLSPGAPN